One Trichoderma atroviride chromosome 7, complete sequence DNA segment encodes these proteins:
- a CDS encoding uncharacterized protein (antiSMASH:Cluster_7.7), whose protein sequence is MSILLFPLRRDNLKGRKWMSGQETLRQYLLSKKALEVAATSLALTITLMAGGGKYPTPTITEFAKKFLSEENYGRIETSIVTEGGALETDGDGTLLVTESSIVNDNRNPGKSRQEIEDELIRTLGVEKVIWIPGRSGLDSTDCHIDALARFARPGVILVSKANEVKPTDWTVVYEETLEVLSSATDAKGRPFEIIEVEEPDEECFEPPPKGVKGVKGIEEERAVRSYVNYFLPIGGVILPQFGDPAHDAAAIRVAQQVFGEERMIYPVLIEQLPILGGGIHCATQEVPLFP, encoded by the coding sequence ATGTCAATACTCCTTTTCCCATTGAGACGCGACAATTTGAAGGGTCGGAAATGGATGTCTGGACAAGAGACTTTGCGCCAGTATTTGTTATCAAAGAAGGCCCTGGAAGTAGCCGCAACGTCGTTGGCGTTGACTATAACTTTAATGGCTGGGGGGGGCAAGTACCCCACGCCCACAATTACTGAATTCGCGAAGAAGTTTCTGAGTGAAGAGAATTATGGGCGGATTGAAACGTCCATTGTGACCGAAGGTGGCGCGCTGGAGACGGACGGCGATGGAACTCTGCTGGTCACAGAGAGCTCCATTGTCAATGACAACAGAAACCCTGGCAAGAGCCGCcaagagattgaagatgaaCTTATTCGCACTCTTGGAGTTGAGAAAGTCATCTGGATTCCCGGCAGGTCAGGCCTTGACTCAACCGATTGCCACATCGACGCTCTGGCCCGCTTCGCCCGTCCAGGTGTCATCCTCGTGAGCAAGGCCAACGAGGTGAAGCCAACCGACTGGACGGTAGTTTACGAAGAGACTCTTGAAGTCTTGAGCTCTGCCACCGACGCAAAAGGCCGTCCATTTGAGATTATTGAGGTGGAGGAGCCTGATGAGGAATGCTTCGAGCCTCCCCCCAAAggcgtcaagggcgtcaaggGCATCGAAGAAGAGCGCGCCGTGCGCAGTTATGTCAACTACTTTCTTCCCATTGGAGGTGTCATTCTGCCTCAGTTTGGCGATCCGGCgcatgatgctgccgccattCGGGTTGCGCAGCAAGTCTTTGGCGAGGAGAGGATGATCTACCCCGTTCTCATCGAGCAGTTGCCCATCTTGGGAGGCGGTATTCACTGCGCCACTCAAGAAGTTCCACTGTTTCCCTAG
- a CDS encoding putative secondary metabolism biosynthetic enzyme (SMCOG1028:crotonyl-CoA reductase / alcohol dehydrogenase~EggNog:ENOG41~antiSMASH:Cluster_7.7), giving the protein MASVTSRQAFRRTDDYTPGSAKVKLVTEDLPLPLHPTAVLIKVRAVSLNYRDANIANGGNPWPVIPNGVPGNDAAGEIIAIGDRVSLVSVGDRVAPITDSEYVSARSTGRSWLAANEDGTLATHLVFDEKLVTKLPAHLDWVQASIIPCAGTTAWSALKGAAMGQTVLIQGTGGVATFALKLARASGLRIILTSSSDDKLNTVKEQFGKPDIETINYKTNPEWHEEVLKLTNGIGVDLVVENGGSSSLVKSMLCTRRGGVVSQVGYLGGPKSEHLKEFVSTIIDRRLNIRGINCGSKDDQEDLMAAISAAKMTFEDIIDSVWEFEKAEEAIDFVWQGEQIGKVVIKLGE; this is encoded by the exons ATGGCTTCAGTAACCTCCCGCCAAGCCTTCCGCAGGACGGACGATTATACCCCAGGCAGCGCCAAGGTGAAGCTTGTCACTGAAGACTTGCCGCTTCCTCTCCACCCAACCGCTGTTCTGATCAAGGTCCGCGCCGTCTCTCTCAACTATCGTGATGCCAACATTGCAAACGGCGGTAACCCTTGGCCGGTCATTCCCAATGGCGTGCCTGGTAATGATGCGGCTGGCGAGATTATCGCAATCGGTGACAGAGTGTCGCTCGTGTCTGTGGGAGACAGAGTAGCTCCCATCACCGATTCCGAGTACGTGAGTGCTCGCTCGACCGGGCGATCTTGGCTCGCAGCAAACGAAGATGGAACGCTGGCAACACATCTTGTATTCGATGAAAAGCTAGTCACGAAGCTTCCCGCGCATCTGGACTGGGTACAGGCGAGCATCATCCCTTGCGCTGGAACAACAGCTTGGTCTGCACTCAAGGGTGCCGCCATGGGTCAAACAGTCTTGATTCAGG GTACTGGTGGCGTTGCGACCTTTGCTCTGAAGCTTGCCCGAGCCTCAGGCCTTAGGATCATCCTAACCTCTTCAAGCGACGACAAGCTCAACACGGTAAAGGAGCAATTTGGAAAGCCCGACATCGAGACCATCAACTACAAGACGAACCCGGAGTGGCATGAGGAGGTCCTAAAGCTCACAAACGGCATTGGTGTCGATCTTGTTGTCGAGAATggcggcagctcttctctcgtcaAGAGCATGCTGTGCACCCGGCGTGGTGGTGTTGTCAGTCAGGTCGGCTACCTTGGGGGTCCAAAGTCTGAACATCTAAAGGAGTTTGTTTCCACAATCATAGACCGCAGATTGAACATAAG GGGAATCAACTGTGGCTCTAAAGACGACCAAGAAGATCTCATGGCGGCGATTTCAGCTGCGAAGATGACTTTTGAGGATATTATCGACTCAGTATGGGAATTCGAAAAGGCAGAAGAGGCTATTGACTTCGTCTGGCAGGGTGAACAGATTGGAAAAGTCGTCATTAAGCTTGGAGAGTAA
- a CDS encoding uncharacterized protein (EggNog:ENOG41) produces the protein MRLINAVTLKLEEFPDCCVPRYAILSHTWGSDPEELSFRDVEQKNIEKPGLGALKFRGCCQQAIKDGIGYAWIDTCCIDKTNLVELSEAINSMFRWYQQAAICYAFLSDVPSNENPQEKGSKFQKSRWFQRGWTLQELVAPKTLRFYGTITSSGTCSAQNTVNGNAIRGWRLLGTKGNMSTTIESITGIPREYLLGIAQLHTASVAQRMSWAAHRETKRKEDLAYCLLGIFDITMPMIYGEGRDQAFFRLQEQIMKVIKDDSILAWGITKSQSVNEIQFANSTGRAVAGRVMAKTPLEFANSGHIIRREQSLQYTRAVDISGGSVRAHLPLHITPTGQMFGLLSCGPENNPQQVVAIPLIKTSTGLSDEYIRPRGCSLSLRSITLPTTVPKQIQIKHEGHESVPIDSNVLYFHYDDKAFSEINLKVIDVVPQSCWDKERSLITSTSNNNNNVPRQILIRLRNDKQESEDVLLVLDYGEYNSKTLAKCLVFICNRNIPSKDINPSSMMRKIDGQTGAKNDFVSLRVTIERVKRQPMFVIRPEAALEEMLTTDTTLELKEKRFICESLQLLDENEKAEKAKKDLESELNLYDDNMKKLQKEQDEISAHIKALGVRQKALTEKEKEYAKRRSSVSSKRTKIQEKIRGTSDQWEDIQREWNKLRCVDDPITFPNGRTALMWAAARGLAEVVRRLIGAGADVNTADKDGCTPLIAASEYGHVEVARLLIENGADLEAKAEEGVTPLFLATAAGCLELVKMLLGKGANIEATDFEGITPLIAASYAGNIDIVQLLLDHGAQIGATTKDNMTAMKMALMQGREDVAHLLLDRNAGDVEVKDCNDTEASVAAFNDEKVCSEFDFMEASGLSWRGHSGQYSNDAGLKNHFTETNQEIIIDFPEEGQARLRNDAAFHPFSQLPTPPASPTWHQNKKTQLEANEEIIRSADTLREKSVYAL, from the coding sequence ATGAGACTTATCAACGCCGTTACTTTGAAATTAGAGGAATTCCCCGACTGTTGCGTCCCTCGTTATGCAATACTATCGCACACATGGGGCAGTGATCCTGAAGAGCTTAGCTTTCGCGATGTTGAACAGAAGAATATTGAGAAGCCTGGCTTAGGCGCTCTCAAATTTCGAGGATGCTGCCAACAAGCTATCAAAGATGGGATTGGTTACGCTTGGATTGATACATGCTGCATTGATAAGACAAATCTGGTTGAACTCAGCGAGGCGATAAATTCCATGTTCCGATGGTATCAGCAGGCTGCTATCTGCTACGCTTTCTTATCCGATGTTCCAAGCAATGAAAATCCACAGGAAAAAGGCTCCAAGTTCCAGAAAAGCCGATGGTTTCAAAGGGGCTGGACCCTTCAGGAGCTCGTTGCACCCAAAACATTACGATTCTACGGCACTATTACTTCATCTGGCACATGCAGCGCGCAAAATACCGTCAATGGCAATGCGATTCGAGGTTGGCGCCTATTAGGAACAAAAGGAAACATGAGTACCACTATTGAGTCAATTACGGGTATACCGCGCGAATATCTATTGGGCATTGCCCAGCTTCACACTGCAAGTGTTGCGCAGCGAATGTCTTGGGCGGCACATAGGGAGACAAAACGAAAGGAAGATCTTGCATACTGCCTCTTGGGAATCTTTGACATTACAATGCCGATGATTTATGGAGAAGGTCGTGATCAAGCATTCTTTCGGCTGCAAGAACAGATTATGAAGGTTATTAAAGATGATTCCATACTGGCATGGGGAATTACGAAATCGCAATCTGTCAATGAAATACAATTTGCCAATTCGACAGGCAGAGCCGTGGCGGGTAGAGTCATGGCAAAGACGCCCCTGGAATTTGCAAACTCTGGACATATCATACGCCGAGAACAATCTTTACAATACACCAGAGCAGTCGACATATCTGGTGGTAGCGTTCGAGCTCATTTGCCGCTACATATAACTCCTACTGGCCAGATGTTTGGGCTACTTAGCTGCGGGCCAGAGAATAACCCGCAGCAAGTCGTTGCAATACCTCTCATCAAAACTTCTACAGGACTATCGGACGAATACATCAGGCCTCGAGGATGCAGCTTGTCCTTACGCTCAATTACATTACCTACAACCGTTCCAAAACAGATCCAAATCAAGCATGAGGGCCACGAAAGCGTACCAATTGACTCTAATGTGCTTTATTTTCACTACGATGATAAAGCTTTCTCAGAGATCAACCTCAAAGTGATTGATGTGGTGCCGCAATCGTGCTGGGATAAAGAGCGATCTTTGATTACATCTACAtcaaacaacaacaacaatgtTCCACGTCAAATTTTAATTCGACTTCGCAATGATAAACAAGAGTCTGAGGACGTTCTTTTAGTTCTTGATTATGGAGAATATAACTCTAAAACTTTGGCCAAATGCTTGGTCTTTATATGCAACAGAAATATCCCATCAAAGGATATAAATCCCTCTTCTATGATGAGAAAGATCGACGGACAAACAGGAGCCAAGAATGACTTTGTATCTTTGCGTGTTACTATAGAGCGTGTTAAACGACAGCCAATGTTCGTTATACGGCCAGAAGCAGCACTGGAAGAGATGTTGACTACCGACACAACTTTAGAactgaaggagaagagattTATATGTGAATCTTTACAACTCCTAGACGAAAACGAAAAAGctgaaaaagcaaaaaaggattTAGAAAGCGAACTCAATCTTTACGATGATaatatgaagaagcttcagaAAGAACAAGACGAGATATCAGCCCATATCAAGGCGCTTGGTGTGAGGCAAAAGGCATTGacggagaaggagaaagaatATGCTAAAAGGCGATCAAGTGTGTCAAGCAAAAGAACGAAAATACAGGAAAAAATAAGAGGCACTTCTGACCAATGGGAGGACATACAGAGAGAGTGGAATAAGCTTCGCTGTGTCGATGATCCCATCACTTTCCCAAATGGCAGAACGGCACTTATGTGGGCTGCTGCAAGAGGGCTTGCAGAAGTGGTGAGGCGGCTCATTGGCGCGGGAGCTGACGTTAACACCGCAGATAAGGATGGCTGTACACCTTTAATTGCTGCGTCAGAGTATGGACACGTGGAAGTGGCACGTCTGCTTATTGAAAACGGTGCTGATTTAGAAGCCAAAGCCGAAGAAGGAGTGACGCCGTTATTTCTGGCTACAGCTGCTGGATGCCTCGAACTGGTTAAAATGCTTCTTGGTAAAGGTGCCAATATAGAGGCCACAGATTTTGAAGGCATAACTCCATTGATAGCGGCCTCATACGCTGGGAATATTGATATAGTTCAATTACTTCTCGACCACGGTGCCCAAATTGGAGCTACGACCAAGGACAACATGACagcaatgaagatggccttgatgcagGGCCGTGAAGATGTTGCTCATCTACTTCTTGACAGAAACGCAGGTGATGTGGAAGTTAAAGATTGCAACGATACTGAGGCGTCAGTGGCAGCATTTAATGATGAAAAAGTGTGCTCGGAGTTTGACTTCATGGAGGCTTCCGGTCTTTCATGGAGGGGACATTCTGGACAGTATTCCAATGATGCAGGGTTGAAAAATCATTTTACTGAAACAAATCAAGAAATTATTATTGATTTCCCTGAAGAAGGGCAGGCCAGGCTGAGAAATGATGCAGCTTTCCATCCATTTTCTCAACTACCCACGCCCCCTGCCTCCCCAACATGGCatcaaaataaaaaaacacaaTTGGAGGCCAATGAAGAAATAATTAGGAGTGCAGATACGCTGCGGGAAAAGTCTGTATATGCATTATAG
- a CDS encoding uncharacterized protein (EggNog:ENOG41~antiSMASH:Cluster_7.7), whose translation MWQENLPSFESRLKAISVWLSYCDCHHTRCVERPSIMPRRLLDLKDVERSNVVRLVETSTAVGVDVRYATLSHCWGPRTSKPPLKTISDNITRHFEGIPLDDLNLNFRDAVLISIKLGVQYIWIDSLCIIQDNSSDWEIEAAKMADIYRQSYINLAASAAHDAHGGMVDLSSLYISKAIPTAVIRYRPTDTTVRNAADEADEELMIRPSSQKEEYRELLSHKSSPYFTRGWVLQEVALAPRTVYFTTDQIMWQCRELFESEDGAWSVENVMPALDYGFTVANGFDFTSKVRAYSLWQMWLRSYATRELTFLSDAAAAAAGLINYYKSATGHTPMLGLWKETLHADLNWAIQGRPFKGTQPSHSLPASNFPSWSWLCMLPRGASGTGLRDVSFSDKVIPSLWVEEYKEKWSGPAFTSKLEYAKLVISTFAQEGMLSFTKKGNATIEVNGSCVWQEFPTIEYELPLGSEYAVKVAHIEQIIFRHKDGKAYQYRDSFLVLRLVAADPPRYERLGYGDITCYSIDDTVDKPGPTGRLERHFKESDRQSIELV comes from the exons ATGTGGCAAGAGAATTTACCATCGTTCGAGTCTcgcctcaaggccatctcgGTATGGCTATCATACTGCGACTGTCACCATACGCGGTGTGTGGAAAGACCATCCATTATGCCGCGAAGGCTTCTGGACTTGAAAGACGTCGAACGATCGAACGTGGTCAGATTGGTGGAGACTTCTACTGCTGTCGGTGTAGATGTTCGTTATGCTACTCTCAGTCACTGCTGGGGGCCCAGGACGTCCAAGCCACCACTCAAAACCATTTCCGACAATATAACTCGTCACTTTGAAG GTATACCATTAGATGACTTGAACCTGAATTTCAGGGATGCAGTCTTAATCTCCATCAAGCTTGGTGTCCAGTACATATGGATTGACTCTCTCTGCATCATCCAAGACAACTCCAGTGACTGGGAAATtgaggcagccaagatggcagaCATTTACCGTCaaagttatattaatcttgctgcctctgctgcccatGATGCTCATGGAGGCATGGTCGATCTCTCTTCCCTCTATATTTCTAAGGCTATACCTACTGCCGTGATTCGATATCGCCCAACCGACACAACCGTACGAAACGCAGCAGACGAAGCCGACGAAGAACTGATGATCAGGCCCTCGtcacaaaaagaagagtatCGCGAACTTCTGTCCCACAAATCCTCTCCATACTTTACAAGGGGCTGGGTCCTCCAGGAAGTCGCACTAGCGCCAAGAACAGTCTATTTTACAACTGATCAAATCATGTGGCAATGCCGAGAGCTTTTCGAATCAGAAGACGGAGCATGGTCTGTAGAGAATGTGATGCCAGCGCTGGATTACGGCTTTACTGTCGCAAACGGCTTCGACTTTACCAGCAAGGTCCGGGCTTATTCTTTATGGCAGATGTGGTTGAGGTCATATGCGACGCGCGAGCTCACATTTCTTTCCgacgcggcggcggcagcagcaggcttaattaattattacaAGTCTGCTACCGGACATACGCCCATGCTTGGGCTGTGGAAAGAAACGCTGCATGCCGATTTGAATTGGGCTATTCAGGGTCGTCCGTTCAAGGGCACTCAGCCGTCGCATTCACTCCCAGCAAGCAATTTTCCATCTTGGTCTTGGTTATGCATGCTTCCGCGCGGTGCATCTGGGACTGGGCTCAGAGATGTTTCGTTTAGTGACAAAGTCATTCCGTCTCTTTGGGTTGAAGAATAcaaagagaaatggagcGGCCCGGCTTTTACGTCGAAACTTGAGTACGCGAAGCTAGTGATTTCAACTTTTGCGCAGGAAGGCATGCTTTCTTTCACCAAAAAGGGAAATGCAACAATTGAAGTGAATGGAAGCTGTGTTTGGCAAGAATTCCCCACAATCGAATATGAACTACCGCTGGGATCAGAATATGCTGTCAAAGTAGCTCATATCGAACAGATCATCTTTCGGCACAAGGATGGGAAAGCATATCAATACCGTGATAGTTTTCTTGTATTGAGATTGGTGGCAGCTGATCCTCCGCGCTACGAGCGACTCGGGTATGGCGATATAACCTGCTATTCAATTGACGATACCGTGGACAAGCCAGGCCCAACAGGGCGCTTGGAGAGACATTTCAAGGAGTCGGACCGGCAGAGCATTGAGCTAGTGTAG
- a CDS encoding uncharacterized protein (EggNog:ENOG41~antiSMASH:Cluster_7.7), with amino-acid sequence MSETEDGDLPSKVGDYIHACVTISKAVEDTDCLPRSIRVLLPRLTLIQEGLASTSKRLDADSVSDVYRATLNEVLKKCIVRAKWLNEIFNDMVPPAEASKAKKTLKKMRTASKAAQIDKVIDEIMKYLQTVPKNEALNTDKKVNTEGPAEDNKNVEQQVQEDHKGGAKDSSNNKSGPQGKYNHNGNGHQNIAMDKSFQFNGQVSGGNEQLHSELSHYE; translated from the coding sequence ATGTCAGAGACGGAAGATGGAGATCTGCCTTCTAAAGTGGGTGATTACATCCACGCCTGCGTCACAATTTCTAAAGCGGTCGAAGATACCGACTGCTTGCCCCGTTCAATTAGAGTTCTCCTTCCACGCCTAACACTCATCCAGGAGGGCCTCGCATCAACCAGCAAAAGACTAGATGCAGATTCTGTATCTGACGTATATCGTGCCACACTCAACGAAGTGCTCAAAAAGTGTATCGTACGTGCAAAATGGCTCAATGAGATCTTCAATGATATGGTACCACCGGCCGAAGCATCCAAGGCTAAGAAAACTTTGAAGAAAATGAGAACCGCATCTAAGGCGGCCCAAATAGACAAGGTCATAGATGAGATCATGAAGTATCTACAAACTGTGCCAAAAAATGAAGCGCTCAACACCGACAAAAAGGTGAATACGGAGGGACCGGCAGAAGACAATAAGAACGTGGAACAGCAAGTCCAAGAAGATCACAAAGGAGGGGCTAAAGATTCGTCTAACAACAAATCTGGACCTCAAGGAAAATACAATCACAACGGGAATGGACACCAGAACATTGCGATGGACAAGTCGTTCCAGTTTAATGGGCAGGTATCGGGGGGAAACGAACAACTTCACTCAGAATTGAGTCATTATGAATGA
- a CDS encoding uncharacterized protein (EggNog:ENOG41~antiSMASH:Cluster_7.7) produces MNSSENNKLDVISFVYNAKLALDSASQCFVVGELVDLPEAFPIAEKHLHTLRTTFDSIHTKLNGEYLSEVYPNSSIAAQAYCSYIAYVKEILEIAKCSSDNSELKMKKYQRIVQDNNGVGLEKAMLYLIKCARVVAKKPFVSDKQKEALREAQDEMKDLPPAFNDSSMGDAIMNHHSSGHQFNHGGTGHQNICNSGFQITGNNDRGVYNYMIKSNEVDES; encoded by the coding sequence ATGAATTCCTCCGAAAACAACAAATTGGACGTCATCAGTTTCGTCTACAATGCCAAGTTAGCTCTCGACAGTGCCAGCCAATGTTTTGTAGTTGGTGAATTGGTCGACTTGCCTGAGGCTTTCCCTATAGCGGAAAAACATCTCCATACGCTGCGCACAACCTTTGACTCCATTCATACGAAGCTCAATGGGGAATATCTGAGCGAAGTGTATCCGAATAGTAGTATCGCCGCTCAAGCGTATTGCAGCTATATTGCTTACGTCAAAGAAATACTTGAAATCGCCAAGTGCTCCAGTGATAACTCAGAGCTTAAGATGAAGAAATACCAAAGGATCGTGCAGGATAATAACGGTGTggggctggagaaggccATGCTCTACTTGATCAAATGCGCCAGAGTGGTAGCCAAGAAACCGTTCGTTTCcgacaagcaaaaagaagctctAAGGGAAGCACAAGACGAGATGAAAGATCTTCCACCGGCATTTAATGATAGTTCGATGGGAGACGCTATCATGAACCACCATAGCTCTGGCCATCAGTTCAACCATGGTGGTACTGGACACCAAAATATTTGCAACAGCGGATTTCAAATTACTGGAAACAATGATCGTGGTGTATACAATTACATGATAAAGTCGAATGAAGTCGATGAATCCTAA